CAACAACTTGGTATTAATGATAATTCTATCATCGTTTGTTATGATCGATGGGGTGTTTATTCAAGTCCACGCGTTTGGTGGATGTTCAAAACGATGGGACACAAAGAAGTATATGTTTTGGATGGTGGTTTACCTGAATGGAAAAAAAATAATTTTGAAACTGTTTCTTCACATTTACAACCTCGTGAAAAAGGTGATTTTGTTGCTCACTTGCAGGAACATTGGTTTGCTGATACACAAGTTATGTTAAATGCGATAAATGACAATTCAAAAATCATTGTAGATGCACGATCACAAGGCCGTTTCGAAGGTGTTTCTCCCGAGCCAAGACAAGGTTTGAGAAGTGGACATATTCCAAATTCAAAGAATTTATATTTCGAAAATGTTTTAAATGGTGAAAACTATAAATCTTCAGCTGAATTAAAATCTATTTTTGAAAAATTAACTGATTCGTCTAAAGAAAATATTTTTTCGTGCGGTTCGGGAATTACTGCTTCTATTCTTGCATTAGCTTCTACAATTGCAGGTTACGAAAATATAAAAGTCTATGATGGTTCTTGGTCTGAATGGGGCGCTGATGAAAATTTACCGATTGAGAGATAACCTTATGTTAATTTATAAAAATTACGATGATTCAGATTTTAAAATAAACAATATTTTAAAAAATTCGTTCTATATACTAAATTCATCAATATTTCTAATCATATTATATATACTAATAAAAGAAATCATATTTGAATTTGCTATTTTCTTCATAATTCACTGGTTTATATCAGGTTATTATATTTATAAAAAAACTTTATCTGTTGAATATTTCGAATTGCATGAAGATTATGTTTTAACAAAAGGATTTTTTGACAGAAATTGGAAGAAAACTGCTTTATCAGAAATTACGTATGATTATAATTACAAAAAAGATGCAGAATACTTAACGATACATTTAGGTGATAAATTATTTGAATTTGGAGCATCATCAAATCTGACTATTTCAGAATACTTTGAATC
This portion of the Empedobacter stercoris genome encodes:
- a CDS encoding sulfurtransferase, whose product is MKFDTPIITAIELKENIHLDNLIILDCTIDKIGQTLQNEKLELITNSVFFDLEGKFSDHSIQLPHTLVDENTFTTESQQLGINDNSIIVCYDRWGVYSSPRVWWMFKTMGHKEVYVLDGGLPEWKKNNFETVSSHLQPREKGDFVAHLQEHWFADTQVMLNAINDNSKIIVDARSQGRFEGVSPEPRQGLRSGHIPNSKNLYFENVLNGENYKSSAELKSIFEKLTDSSKENIFSCGSGITASILALASTIAGYENIKVYDGSWSEWGADENLPIER